The sequence below is a genomic window from Thalassomonas haliotis.
GGAACAAACACACCAAACAAAGCTAGGAAACACCGCTATTTCCAAACATTTTCATGTGAATTAGCGGTGGCTGAATAACGCTCCACTCACCGGAATTTTAGGAGCGCAGCGAGTAAAATTTCCGAGTGTAGTGGCTTGTTAGTTCATTTTGGGCCGGATACCTGTTTTCAGGCTTTCATTATCTTTTAGCATCTCATAAACTAGCGCAAATTCTTTCTTCTCACAATATATATACTGTTCAGCAAATCCAACCTGTAGACTATTGAGAAATTTAGTGTTTTCTTCATTGGTTTCTAACGGAGTCCCCTTTGTATATGCATTAGCATAGTCAACTACCATCTTTGGGTTCTTTACATGAATGAGCTGACTTGGATCATTATCTACGATGAACTGTAACTGCTTTCTAGCTAGTAAAGCTTTCTCTTCATGTGAAGGACAAACAAATGCCACGGTTAGAGTCGAAGAAATTGGCAGATGAATCTGTATACCTTGTACAGCTAAACCCAAGTTTCCATAAAACCCCATATCGACATCATTATGCAATGTTACGGGGTTATCAGAAATATAATAAGGGGTTTCACTTTTCGTTTTATATAACAACCAGCTCTTATTAAGTATTTGGTCAGCATGATTTACATGCTTTAATACCATTTCAAGAAAGAAGTTTTTAAGATCAGATTCATCCTGACTACCAATCAGTCTTGGTAAATCTTCTTGGGTAGCTCCCATTGTTAAAAGTTTTTCGCCAAAACTATTAATAAGCTCTTTTATTGACTGTAAACCATGAAATGTCCTCGATTTTTGAATCACAACAAAAACAGCCAATTGAGTTTTCTCTTCATCTGTCAATGAAGCTAAGCTTTCTTCTTCTATAATTTTTCTTATTACTACAGATGCTTCTGCTTCTATTTTCCCGAGGATTGGCTCAAGACTATATTTTTCAGGATGGTTCTCAATATTATAAAAGGTGTTCCTAGTTGAAGCGTCATAAACAGATTGTTGATAAGACCTTTGAGATAACTTATCTAATGTATGCAAGTTTTGGCTTTTCCACCGTTGTCGAACCCAAAGTTATCTAGCAAAAATCTCGGAACTGTATGTTGCTTTTTGACATCCGTTGTTAATTTTTTATTTTCCAGCATCTGATGATTACTCATGAACCTTTGTGAACTAACAGCTTAACAGTCGGAAAAAAACCGTATTTAAACACAGTTTTTCCCCGTCTTTAAACAATTTAATAAAATGATAAGTATACATTTATCCTTATCATATCAAGCCATTGGCATTATTTCGAAAATTGAAGAAATAAGAAAAATAACTTTTTTTACCGTCTAACAAGTGACTATCAATTAAAGAGCAGTTTTGTAACGACGAAGGAACAAAAAGGCATTCCGGCAACCTACCGCTTGTTATACATTACAGAACTCCAACGCGTAAGAAACTTTTGATACACCATCATGTTTAATTACCTCAGGTAAAACTGACAGGCGTTGTATTTCTTTCACAACAGCCTCAACACCAAACTGACGAACACAAGGATATAGATATAAACGTATAGCACTTGGGTTTTCTTCTACTAATGCCGCTAATAATGTATCTTGAAACAATGAATGAGGAAACGGGTTAACCTTATCAAGAACTTTAGCCACAAACCATTTTTTCTGGTTTTCTCTTAAAGAAGCAATAAACCATGAAAGATTTTCGGCTTTATCTTTGGGAAATTGTGTTGTGATCTGTTTGATAAGTCGCAACTGTTCTTTATACGCGGCATTCTTATCTTCCCATTTATCAGTCAGCAGATATTTTTGAAAAATCTCGTCGTAATCCATAAGCCTAGAAGTAATGTATAACAGATATCAGCCGAATAAATTTTGCATTTTAGCCAGAAATACTACCGACTAAACTATTATTGAATGTTCTGATTTTGTCTTTTAATAACCCTATCATCAATGAGTTATAAATTTCCAGTTTTATAACAACAGGTTGAAATACGGCATTTTGTCATATTCACCGTGGAAATACGCTTTTCTGATTCGACCTTCATTTTTATAGACTAAAAGTTATTTTGAGTGTTTATAAATGGTCTGCGTTTGCTAAACACGCTAACCGGCAGCATTGCCTGGGAGGTGTCTTCCCCAGCATATTAAAGCCCGTAGCAAAAGCGTGACTGGCTCAGAGAAAAGTTTACAGGAATTATTTTTATTTACTTAATTATCAAGTAGATAAAAACAAAAACTTTTCCAAAAATACTGTGGATTTATATAGTCTTTTGTACTATACCTTTAAGGGACATCCAGCAATCCCCCACAACCAACGGAGGTATTTTTTACTGAAAAGCATTAACAAAAAACAGGGTTCACCTAAAAAACGCCGGTGAACCATTAAGCGCTACTCCTGAGTGTTGAAGCACTCAGAAGCAGCTAACCACAACAGATACAAGAGATATCTACCATGGCTAACGATAATGATATGCCAGAGTTAAACTCGGTTAAAGTTTTTTTAACAAACCTTTTAACAACTGAGCCTCCCTCCTCCCCTTGCCCTTCGTTTATTAAGCCTGATTATCTATGTCCGGCAAGTTTGCAACAGGAGCAGGCATCATGAACATCTCTAAAGACAAACCCGCCACCGGCTCTGTCAATGAAGATAAAAATGCCAAAGAAGGCACAGCCAATGCTGAAGCTAAAGATAACAGCAAAGATGACAGCAAGAGTAACAAAAGAAGTGCTGAACAAAAGGCCATTTCCGCTGAAGTTTTAGCACTGACCAATGACTTTAATGCCTTCAGCGCAAACTGCGCCTTTCTCTGTGAAGCCTTCGCCGCGATTGCCAGTGACCAGTCAAGCATGGACGCCTATATCGTTTATGGCTTTAACCGCTATGGTCTCTGGATAAAAGAGCAGGTGACAAACTTCGATGAAAGGATAGAAAAACTGCAAGAGCACATCAGAGAGCAGCACTGATAACGACTTGGCTCACTCCTCAGAAGGAGGCAATTAAACAATGCAAAGCCCGTTTTACCAAGCGGGCTATTTAACGCCAACTTCAGCCGGACTGGCGCAGTAGCAACAGCGCCGGCTGAAAGAAATCACCAGGCCTTTAACTATTGTCAGCAAAGCTTGAATAAAGAACATCTTTTTGTAGTGAAATTTTTTCTGTCTGCTGCTTGGCTATATTCATTAACCGCACAAATATTGCCGGTCAAAACCACTAAGGCCAGCCCCGTCAGCAATAAAGCCGCAGGACCCCCCTAAGTTAATAGCAAGCGAGTAAGCAAACTGCTCTTCCGGTTGTTTCAGATTTTCCAATACCGCCGTACCGCTATCAAAATGATACATGCGATCCGCCAGCTGGAAATACCTGTCGTCATGGCTGATAACAATAACCGTTTTCCCTCCGCCCTTAAGTGCAGGTCAAAGTTCCCGGTAAAAATAGTCCCGGAAACAGGTGTCTTGATCCGCCGCCCATTCGTCAAACAGGTAAATAGCGGCACCTTATCCGCCATTTGCAGCCTTTCCTGCTACTCCTGCCTGCCCGACTAAGGCGCCGTGTTTATCCTGCATAGGTTCAAACAAATAAAAGTCGGAAAATACCGTGGAGAAATGATTGCGCTACCAGTGAATATTCTCTTTATCTATGCGTTTATCTCCCAGGTGTAAATCGCCTTCTTGCGCCTGGTACAAGCCCACCTGCACTTCGGCAAAGGTTGACTGTTAATATTTGTTCGTTTTCTGCCGACAAAACAGTCAATTGAAAAATAATTTCAAGCAAAGACATCACTACAGAGCATCGAACTACACCAGAATGGAGCAAGCACATCAGGAGTCAACAGCTGCCCCGCCAGACCCGGCAGTTGCTCTTTAGCGGTTATATCGGCAGGCCGGGGCGGCTAGGCTAACTTCCTTTCAAACAGGTTGATTTCTTCATTGCTGCCGGGCAAAGTGATCAATCCCTGATAGGTAAACTCCAGGCGTTTAAGTAAACTTACCGAGGCACTATTATCTATACTGGTTATGGCCTGTAGCACAGGCAAGTTAAGCTGTTCCCTGGCATGTTTTATCACCGCTTCCACGGATTCAAGACCAAACCCCTGGCGGCAATGCTCGGTTAAAATGGCATAGCCGACTTCCGGGTGTTCAACTCCGGGCCGTTTGATTAGGCCCGAAAGGCCTATGGTTTGCCCGGTATCTTTTCGCTCAATACAATAAAGACTAAAACCCAGCTCTTGCTGCATCGCCAGCGGCCCTGATTTAAGATAATGCTTGGCGTCATCAAGGGTGCGTATCTGCTTATCGCCGATATTTTCCAGGTAGGCGGGTTCATTCATCAGGGTTAACATCAAGGGAGCATCGTCCAGATTAACGACACGTAACAGCAGGCGTGAACTTTCGGTGATCATCATTGTTATTGTTCCTTAATCGATTATTGATCTAATTTATCATATTTTTTTATGATAATGCTCCGGTTCGTCCATAAAGCCGCTTTATTGGCTGCCGGAAGCCGGTAAACAGCCCCTACATCCTGCACATAAAAAAGCCCCGGTAAATGACCGGGGCTGATATGCTTAAAGGTTTAGCGGGTGTAAATTAGCTGCCTTTGATACGGGTAATATCGGCGCCAAGCGCCTGCAGTTTATCTTCAATATGCTGATAGCCCCGGTCGATATGATAAATGCGATCTACCTGGGTCGGCGAGCTGGCCACTAAACCGGCAATCACTAAGCTGGCAGACGCCCTTAAATCGGTTGCCATTACCTGGGCGCCTTGCAGCGAATCGACACCTGTGGTGATCGCGGTATTGCCTTCCAGGCGTACAT
It includes:
- a CDS encoding DUF4238 domain-containing protein, with amino-acid sequence MHTLDKLSQRSYQQSVYDASTRNTFYNIENHPEKYSLEPILGKIEAEASVVIRKIIEEESLASLTDEEKTQLAVFVVIQKSRTFHGLQSIKELINSFGEKLLTMGATQEDLPRLIGSQDESDLKNFFLEMVLKHVNHADQILNKSWLLYKTKSETPYYISDNPVTLHNDVDMGFYGNLGLAVQGIQIHLPISSTLTVAFVCPSHEEKALLARKQLQFIVDNDPSQLIHVKNPKMVVDYANAYTKGTPLETNEENTKFLNSLQVGFAEQYIYCEKKEFALVYEMLKDNESLKTGIRPKMN
- a CDS encoding GNAT family N-acetyltransferase, coding for MMITESSRLLLRVVNLDDAPLMLTLMNEPAYLENIGDKQIRTLDDAKHYLKSGPLAMQQELGFSLYCIERKDTGQTIGLSGLIKRPGVEHPEVGYAILTEHCRQGFGLESVEAVIKHAREQLNLPVLQAITSIDNSASVSLLKRLEFTYQGLITLPGSNEEINLFERKLA